The Henckelia pumila isolate YLH828 chromosome 2, ASM3356847v2, whole genome shotgun sequence genome includes a window with the following:
- the LOC140880771 gene encoding uncharacterized protein isoform X1 → MTAAKHGDASSFHQPLLPSETQPTQPQYVFVLPPYPPPNHHRLLRKSCRRGLVSCATVLIFLAAALYLLWPFDPELSVVRLRFDRLRFHMRPKVSIDVTLNLTVRIRNQDFYSIQYDSSVVSIGYRGKKLGDVTSVGGNITARSSSYVNATLQLERVEITSDVILFLEDLAKGEIMFDTETQIDGKLRVFCFDLPLKTKIACEIVADTRNQTIYRQSCSPEVSLLFTIATCFFDHPLIYSRKGQDHIPDY, encoded by the exons ATGACGGCGGCGAAACACGGCGATGCATCGTCGTTTCACCAGCCACTCCTTCCTTCCGAAACTCAACCCACCCAACCCCAATACGTATTCGTTTTACCTCCTTATCCGCCGCCCAACCACCACCGTCTCCTTCGCAAATCATGCCGCCGGGGTCTCGTCAGCTGCGCCACCGTACTTATCTTCCTCGCTGCTGCTTTGTATCTCCTCTGGCCATTTGACCCCGAGCTCTCTGTTGTTCGCCTCCGCTTCGATCGTCTCCGTTTCCACATGCGCCCCAAAGTCTCAATCGATGTGACGTTGAACCTCACCGTTAGGATTCGTaatcaagatttctactcaatTCAGTACGATTCGTCGGTGGTCTCGATCGGGTATAGGGGGAAGAAGCTAGGGGATGTCACATCGGTTGGTGGGAATATAACGGCGAGGTCGTCGTCCTACGTGAACGCCACGCTCCAGCTGGAACGGGTGGAGATCACGAGCGATGTGATTCTGTTTTTGGAGGATTTGGCTAAAGGCGAGATTATGTTCGACACAGAGACCCAGATTGATGGGAAGCTCAGGGTTTTTTGCTTTGACTTGCCTTTGAAG ACAAAAATAGCGTGTGAAATCGTTGCCGATACGCGCAATCAAACAATATATCGACAAAGTTGCTCTCCTGAGGTATCCTTACTTTTTACTATTGCAACATGTTTCTTTGATCACCCTTTAATATATTCAAGAAAAGGGCAAGACCACATCCCAGATTACTGA
- the LOC140880771 gene encoding uncharacterized protein isoform X2: protein MTAAKHGDASSFHQPLLPSETQPTQPQYVFVLPPYPPPNHHRLLRKSCRRGLVSCATVLIFLAAALYLLWPFDPELSVVRLRFDRLRFHMRPKVSIDVTLNLTVRIRNQDFYSIQYDSSVVSIGYRGKKLGDVTSVGGNITARSSSYVNATLQLERVEITSDVILFLEDLAKGEIMFDTETQIDGKLRVFCFDLPLKTKIACEIVADTRNQTIYRQSCSPEAYAQK, encoded by the exons ATGACGGCGGCGAAACACGGCGATGCATCGTCGTTTCACCAGCCACTCCTTCCTTCCGAAACTCAACCCACCCAACCCCAATACGTATTCGTTTTACCTCCTTATCCGCCGCCCAACCACCACCGTCTCCTTCGCAAATCATGCCGCCGGGGTCTCGTCAGCTGCGCCACCGTACTTATCTTCCTCGCTGCTGCTTTGTATCTCCTCTGGCCATTTGACCCCGAGCTCTCTGTTGTTCGCCTCCGCTTCGATCGTCTCCGTTTCCACATGCGCCCCAAAGTCTCAATCGATGTGACGTTGAACCTCACCGTTAGGATTCGTaatcaagatttctactcaatTCAGTACGATTCGTCGGTGGTCTCGATCGGGTATAGGGGGAAGAAGCTAGGGGATGTCACATCGGTTGGTGGGAATATAACGGCGAGGTCGTCGTCCTACGTGAACGCCACGCTCCAGCTGGAACGGGTGGAGATCACGAGCGATGTGATTCTGTTTTTGGAGGATTTGGCTAAAGGCGAGATTATGTTCGACACAGAGACCCAGATTGATGGGAAGCTCAGGGTTTTTTGCTTTGACTTGCCTTTGAAG ACAAAAATAGCGTGTGAAATCGTTGCCGATACGCGCAATCAAACAATATATCGACAAAGTTGCTCTCCTGAG GCTTATGCTCAGAAATAA